One genomic segment of Paraburkholderia hospita includes these proteins:
- a CDS encoding nucleoside deaminase, whose translation MTPQQHYLAEAIELAYGNVESGGRPFGAVIVKDGEVVATGVNEILHTNDPTSHAELNAIRAASQKLGSPNLAGCTVYASGHPCPMCLAAMRMAGIGEVFYAYSNEDGAPYGLSTAAVYADLAKPFAEQTIKIRYEPVRLESHGDLYADWKQRQGA comes from the coding sequence ATGACCCCGCAACAACATTACCTCGCTGAGGCGATCGAACTCGCTTACGGCAATGTCGAAAGCGGCGGCCGGCCGTTTGGCGCCGTGATCGTCAAGGATGGCGAAGTCGTCGCGACAGGCGTGAACGAAATTCTGCATACGAACGATCCAACTTCGCATGCGGAATTGAACGCGATCCGCGCAGCGAGCCAGAAACTCGGCTCGCCGAATCTCGCGGGATGCACGGTGTATGCGAGCGGCCATCCGTGTCCGATGTGTCTTGCCGCGATGCGGATGGCGGGCATCGGTGAGGTGTTTTATGCGTACTCCAACGAGGATGGCGCGCCTTATGGGCTTTCAACAGCGGCTGTATATGCCGACCTCGCGAAGCCGTTTGCCGAGCAAACCATCAAGATCCGTTACGAGCCGGTTCGACTGGAATCGCATGGGGATCTCTACGCTGATTGGAAGCAGCGGCAGGGCGCGTAG